A genomic region of Lytechinus pictus isolate F3 Inbred chromosome 2, Lp3.0, whole genome shotgun sequence contains the following coding sequences:
- the LOC129253774 gene encoding uncharacterized protein LOC129253774 translates to MEHLASQLLYCVRIKNELARTTTRESLVRRNLDCRTWANYEEFLSSISTFYNKSVLGYPDEIKMDEAGGEVQFRCKLCQFIGAAKSEIAQHFLSEHIEVEYITPTKKGKKADGKSGEGQKAEEDEDKKKEKVADKVTEEEEVNFSAKLPSKKRGRPKGKKAGAVKTKKKVLSPEPANLEDEPKHLGRGMRKRKKRMPLGRASSDDVDESDDGEDDVEDDQITILEDEKGEQKETKKSVLKIKSWDFKSRRGRPRKNERRAHRKKDRNWTAIDDVESKKERSLKKQKLDIVVPTKVFKRILRGRTDEWQKTYNDKHSLDLYRCEVERCHGIGMAEAEFDVHMKCHVPYMEGFRCFICQFMCLHWRNMRHHYRKVHDQMLTWVSCDFEGCQKEFPKFGALKTHVALAHIKPPLVQKLKPPGTDLSEFSSYLDKKIKVDSYDANVNTEQNDVEDEEEEDDEEPKRRGRPRKRKRPVGRPSKETGPPVKKQNLHHRMQGEDREKFQRRLVAFVCEVCTAKFNEEEKMTEHSRGHYRTGSNQIHCTECEEFVTSEQSSLQLHMAQEHKRLLQLHRCDKCNFSSNRFHDLKKHNIVHTGAKNYMCDKCGKCTTTPYNLKVHYRRMHALDEEKNIKCITCDYRCADKAVLKDHIRQKHGLLINGDEYTNPRSMLMFPCPQCPYVGRKQSSLDYHMRIHNENRQFKCNLCPYASKTKNNLVLHLRTHDGYRPMKCPHCDFRGATNKIISEHVMCKHANIRPYHCSICGWSTAYSGNMWKHMDTHQKELKDKMPECPVNIVNSNNHSIPAPLRPPSGKKRNMNKASNFKLKLAKTGKTRRQQPQKTQPMEQTTTISILQDRDNIQAIQVQAGGSIPEGVLMEVPVHTVLGPGGQMMVTKGLSEEESVGSSALSRLAAAVASQEVHIIQNNDSIQDGSQHQEHRIIATRIDNPIPTSIHVDANNAMDQVQEIIEYTVPSVAQQIISSSGDITEVITADHHYHAGHHIGNHQQLQQQQQRHHQHQQQQQHGGNSSIQQAAVHAGIPTTSANEPVPISIVEQVVPHSDDQSAVRNLVASMIPHDAELVMSMMQIQQVPQHVQQVQVSGLPTLHESLEH, encoded by the exons ATGAAATCAAGATGGATGAGGCCGGAGGAGAAGTTCAATTTCGTTGTAAGCTTTGTCAATTTATTGGAGCTGCCAAATCAGAAATTGCGCAACACTTTCTCAGCGAGCATATCGAGGTAGAATATATCACACCAACAAAGAAGGGGAAGAAAGCTGACGGAAAGAGTGGTGAAGGGCAAAAAGCCGAGGAGGATGAAgataagaagaaagaaaaggttgCTGATAAAGTCACGGAAGAAGAGGAAGTCAACTTTTCTGCTAAGCTGCCATCCAAAAAACGCGGTCGACCCAAAGGCAAGAAGGCAGGTGCTGTAAAGACTAAAAAGAAGGTGTTGTCTCCAGAGCCAGCGAACTTAGAGGACGAACCGAAACACCTTGGTCGGggaatgagaaaaagaaaaaagaggatgCCATTAGGGAGAGCGAGCAGCGATGATGTTGACGAAAGTGACGATGGCGAAGATGACGTAGAAGATGACCAAATTACCATCCTCGAAGATGAGAAGGGAGAGCAAAAAGAGACCAAGAAGAGcgttttaaaaattaaatcatgGGATTTCAAATCGCGACGAGGTCGCCCAAGGAAAAACGAGCGACGAGCTCATCGGAAAAAAGATCGAAACTGGACCGCTATTGACGACGTCGAgtctaaaaaagaaagaagtttAAAGAAACAGAAATTGGATATCGTGGTTCCCACGAAAGTGTTCAAACGGATCCTCCGGGGTCGTACAGATGAGTGGCAGAAAACATATAATGATAAACATAGTCTAGATCTGTATCGATGTGAGGTCGAGAGGTGTCATGGGATAGGAATGGCAGAGGCCGAGTTTGATGTCCACATGAAATGCCATGTGCCTTATATGGAAGGATTTCGGTGTTTTATTTGTCAGTTCATGTGTCTTCACTGGCGTAACATGCGCCATCACTACCGAAAAGTTCACGACCAAATGCTAACCTGGGTCTCGTGCGACTTTGAGGGGTGTCAGAAAGAGTTCCCAAAGTTTGGTGCTCTGAAAACTCACGTAGCATTGGCACATATAAAACCCCCGCTAGTGCAAAAACTGAAACCACCCGGTACCGATCTGTCTGAGTTCTCGTCCTACCTGGATAAGAAAATTAAAGTAGACTCGTACGATGCTAATGTCAACACAGAACAAAACGATGTtgaagatgaggaagaagaagatgatgaggaACCAAAGAGAAGAGGTAGACCTCGAAAGCGTAAAAGGCCTGTTGGACGCCCATCCAAAGAAACTGGACCCCCTGTAAAGAAGCAGAATCTCCATCACAGGATGCAGGGGGAGGATCGAGAAAAGTTCCAGCGTCGCCTTGTGGCATTTGTTTGTGAGGTATGCACTGCCAAGTTTAACGAAGAAGAGAAGATGACGGAACACAGCCGTGGACATTATCGCACTGGCAGCAATCAGATCCATTGTACGGAGTGCGAAGAGTTTGTTACAAGCGAACAATCGTCACTGCAATTGCACATGGCCCAGGAGCACAAGCGGTTGCTGCAGCTACACCGGTGTGACAAGTGCAACTTCTCCTCGAATCGATTTCATGATCTAAAGAAGCACAATATCGTCCATACAGGAGCAAAGAACTACATGTGCGATAAGTGCGGGAAGTGCACCACAACTCCATACAACCTGAAGGTCCATTACCGACGAATGCATGCTTTAGACGAGGAAAAGAACATCAAGTGCATCACATGTGATTACAGATGTGCTGACAAGGCTGTTTTAAAG GATCACATTCGACAGAAGCATGGACTTCTCATCAACGGTGACGAGTACACCAACCCACGATCAATGCTCATGTTCCCCTGCCCTCAGTGTCCTTACGTGGGTCGGAAGCAATCAAGTCTGGACTACCACATGCGCATTCACAACGAGAACCGCCAGTTCAAGTGTAATCTTTGTCCTTATGCTAGCAAGACCAAGAACAACCTGGTGCTGCACCTTCGCACCCACGATGGATATAGACCGATGAAGTGTCCCCATTGTGATTTCAGAG GCGCGACAAACAAGATAATTTCTGAGCATGTCATGTGCAAACACGCCAACATCCGTCCTTACCACTGCAGCATCTGTGGATGGAGCACGGCGTACAGTGGCAATATGTGGAAGCACATGGACACCCACCAGAAAGAGCTCAAAGACAAGATGCCCGAGTGTCCCGTCAACATCGTCAACAGCAACAACCATTCCATCCCAGCGCCACTCCGACCACCTTCGGGCAAAAAGCGAAACATGAACAAGGCTTCAAATTTCAAACTCAAACTGGCGAAGACTGGCAAGACCAGACGGCAGCAACCGCAGAAGACACAACCGATGGAACAGACAACTACTATATCAATCCTACAGGATAGGGATAATATTCAAGCCATCCAAGTTCAAGCGGGAGGGAGCATACCCGAAGGAGTGTTAATGGAG GTTCCCGTGCATACAGTCCTTGGTCCTGGTGGCCAGATGATGGTCACCAAAGGGCTGTCTGAAGAAGAATCAGTAGGATCGTCAGCGCTCAGTAGGTTGGCGGCAGCAGTGGCTTCACAGGAGGTCCACATCATCCAGAACAACGACAGCATACAGGACGGTTCCCAACATCAGGAACATAGAATCATTGCCACACGG ATCGATAATCCCATACCAACCTCTATCCATGTCGATGCAAACAACGCAATGGACCAAGTCCAAGAGATAATCGAATACACAGTTCCGAGTGTCGCTCAACAGATCATCTCAAGCAGTGGCGATATTACGGAGGTCATCACTGCCGATCATCACTACCATGCCGGTCACCACATCGGTAACCACCAACAGttgcagcaacaacaacaacggcaccatcaacatcagcaacaacagcaacacGGTGGTAACAGCAGCATTCAGCAAGCAGCCGTGCACGCGGGTATACCGACAACCAGCGCCAATGAGCCGGTTCCGATTTCGATTGTTGAGCAGGTTGTTCCGCACTCGGATGACCAGAGTGCGGTCCGTAATTTGGTTGCTTCCATGATCCCTCACGACGCCGAGCTGGTAATGAGCATGATGCAGATTCAGCAAGTCCCTCAGCATGTACAGCAGGTTCAAGTCTCAGGGCTGCCAACCCTTCATGAGAGTTTGGAGCACTGA
- the LOC129253775 gene encoding uncharacterized protein LOC129253775 produces MSAQEKEDSSQFRCTLCNFTATSKGEIGNHFLTDHMEAYVSPVKEEDKSGSTTDSKGPGSDKVIDKEADEERDEHDESDDDYVDLFEEIEEKKPAPRPRGRPPGRSTGRPVGRPPKKNTQKPIKKQPYFYIEEIDDIKEEEPEEPQEFGRGMRRRKKAIPRHILRYELDEDESMDDEDDDQTEKKKVLPKKRTSSFPSVELKPRGKRGRPRGSTSQERSKQDFEGPKISKKVPTLSKLPLSNKVIERILDDRVNEWYSTFQERHVLPIPCPFEGCALDVTQAELDVHLQCHAANLEGFRCPIEECNFLCPHWSNMRVHYRKVHDPAFYRLLCGLPGCSMIFPRIDKKSIFVHVTRKHLRPVLYDEMSSKNFNKEKYEKYVFAVKAEEVELNQALEDTECDEGEAETSLEEPSDAMHVEEMSEVGNTETMSEFDTEYPKVKRRGRPPGSTKAAKLARIAAGEIIEKKDKKDKKGKGKRSFNRVMNNVSFFCDLCGGKYKSEQAVFDHKTLHYRDDNCNVLCCTECTEFTAEDSSELRDHVVSCHKRLLHLHRCDLCQFSTNRFHDLKKHILVHSGSKDYMCDKCGTCTTTAYNLRVHWRRYHAPDSEKNVKCFACDYVCADNGILKEHIRSKHGMMVYGKDFDNARPLPTYSCTECDYVGRKKSSLDYHMRIHTENRQFKCHICPYASKTKNNLLLHIRTHEGMQPLKCPECDFRGATNKIISEHVMCKHARVRPYTCKICGWTSSYHGNMWKHVETHRRELGDAMPEEPVSVISTEGHMVAAPLKAPTLKKRGGGGSTSPSGSAAKTPKMRGKRNNRPRFEEMEVTVETQVHDGHDDSMKEGVVIQLPVSTVLDGQTITLAEGISEEAAMGASALSRLSQGGEITVREVHFLQGGDNQQQHHEMITYNVPPVAVTQQIIAGGDMSHVISEAQYHQQHQQHQQSQEHEVEHHYVEAGLQTVQVVTTHQDSGVPRAVTEQVVHAIPHQQDHHQEHHQDPRVVEQHREEPIVHQLIPMTLPHEAELVMSMMQAHQANISQAQ; encoded by the exons ATGAGTGCCCAAGAGAAAGAAGATAGCTCGCAATTTCGCTGCACGCTGTGTAACTTCACGGCAACCTCTAAAGGCGAGATTGGCAATCACTTTCTGACAGATCACATGGAAGCTTACGTGTCTCCAGTCAAAGAGGAAGACAAATCTGGGAGCACCACGGACTCCAAGGGACCAGGCAGTGATAAAGTCATAGATAAAGAAGCAGATGAGGAGAGGGACGAACACGATGAGAGTGATGACGACTATGTAGATCTGTTTGAAGAAATAGAAGAGAAGAAACCAGCGCCAAGGCCAAGGGGGCGTCCGCCTGGTCGCTCGACCGGGCGCCCAGTGGGGCGTCCACCGAAAAAGAATACCCAGAAACCTATAAAAAAACAACCATACTTTTATATAGAGGAGATAGATGACATAAAAGAGGAAGAGCCGGAAGAACCACAGGAATTCGGGCGAGGAATGAGGAGAAGGAAAAAGGCAATTCCAAGGCATATTTTGCGATACGAATTGGATGAAGATGAGTCTATGGACGATGAAGACGACGATCAGACCGAAAAGAAGAAGGTTCTACCTAAAAAAAGAACTTCATCCTTCCCTTCTGTAGAACTGAAGCCAAGGGGGAAAAGAGGAAGACCCAGGGGGAGTACGTCGCAGGAGAGGAGCAAGCAAGATTTCGAGGGTCCAAAAATCTCAAAGAAGGTTCCGACTTTGTCTAAATTACCTTTGTCGAATAAGGTGATTGAGCGGATTCTCGATGACAGAGTAAATGAATGGTACTCGACGTTCCAGGAGAGACACGTGTTGCCGATTCCTTGCCCATTCGAAGGGTGCGCACTTGACGTCACCCAGGCTGAACTCGACGTCCACCTTCAATGCCACGCAGCAAATTTAGAAGGTTTTCGTTGTCCAATTGAGGAGTGTAACTTCCTTTGCCCTCATTGGTCTAATATGAGAGTTCATTACCGTAAAGTGCACGATCCAGCATTTTACAGGTTACTCTGTGGTCTTCCTGGATGTTCCATGATCTTCCCGCGCATTGACaagaaatccatctttgttcaTGTCACAAGAAAACATCTTCGTCCTGTATTGTATGACGAGATGTCGAGCAAGAATTTTAACAAAGAGAAGTACGAAAAATACGTTTTCGCTGTTAAGGCCGAAGAGGTGGAATTGAACCAGGCTTTAGAAGATACtgaatgtgatgaaggggaagCAGAGACATCACTCGAAGAACCATCTGACGCTATGCATGTAGAGGAGATGAGCGAGGTAGGGAATACGGAAACGATGTCTGAATTCGACACCGAATATCCAAAGGTAAAGAGGCGAGGACGTCCTCCTGGATCTACCAAAGCTGCTAAATTGGCGAGAATCGCTGCAGGGGAAATAATCgagaagaaagataagaaagacaAGAAAGGGAAAGGCAAGCGCTCGTTTAATAGAGTCATGAACAATGTTTCCTTTTTCTGCGACCTGTGTGGGGGGAAATACAAATCTGAACAGGCCGTCTTCGACCACAAAACCCTCCATTACCGCGACGATAACTGCAACGTCCTATGCTGCACAGAATGTACAGAATTCACTGCCGAGGATTCTTCTGAGCTTCGAGATCACGTTGTTTCATGTCACAAGAGACTCTTGCATCTTCATCGCTGTGACCTCTGCCAGTTTTCAACGAATCGATTCCATGATCTCAAGAAGCACATTCTAGTTCATTCGGGCAGTAAGGACTACATGTGCGATAAATGTGGCACATGTACTACCACAGCCTACAATCTTCGAGTGCATTGGCGTCGCTACCATGCCCCTGATTCAGAAAAGAATGTCAAGTGCTTCGCGTGTGACTATGTCTGTGCAGACAACGGAATTCTAAAG GAACATATTAGGTCCAAACACGGTATGATGGTGTATGGCAAGGACTTCGATAATGCCCGTCCACTGCCGACGTATTCTTGCACAGAATGTGACTACGTAGGTCGCAAGAAATCAAGTCTGGACTACCACATGCGTATCCACACTGAGAACCGACAGTTCAAGTGCCACATCTGCCCTTACGCCAGTAAGACCAAGAACAACCTCTTGCTTCATATACGGACACACGAAGGGATGCAGCCGTTGAAGTGCCCCGAATGTGACTTCAGAG GTGCAACCAACAAGATCATATCGGAGCATGTGATGTGCAAACATGCACGTGTTCGTCCTTACACTTGCAAAATATGTGGCTGGACGTCGTCTTACCACGGCAATATGTGGAAGCACGTAGAGACGCATCGTCGTGAGCTGGGTGACGCAATGCCTGAAGAACCGGTCAGTGTCATCTCTACGGAAGGACATATGGTTGCCGCTCCACTCAAGGCACCGACGTTGAAGAAGCGAGGGGGAGGTGGATCTACGTCGCCATCTGGCAGTGCGGCGAAGACGCCAAAGATGAGAGGGAAGCGAAACAATCGTCCCCGCTTCGAGGAGATGGAAGTTACGGTCGAGACCCAAGTGCACGACGGGCATGATGACAGCATGAAGGAAGGTGTAGTTATTCAG CTCCCAGTGTCCACTGTTCTGGACGGCCAGACGATTACCCTTGCAGAAGGCATCAGTGAAGAAGCAGCGATGGGAGCATCGGCTCTGAGTCGCCTATCACAAGGGGGTGAGATCACCGTCCGCGAGGTTCATTTCTTGCAAGGTGGGGACAACCAGCAACAGCATCACGAAATGATCACCTACAATGTACCCCCTGTCGCAGTCACCCAGCAAATCATCGCAGGTGGGGACATGAGTCATGTGATCAGTGAAGCGCAgtatcatcaacaacatcagcAGCATCAGCAGTCGCAGGAGCACGAAGTGGAACATCATTACGTGGAGGCGGGTCTGCAGACCGTTCAGGTGGTCACCACGCATCAAGATAGTGGGGTTCCTCGAGCCGTAACGGAGCAGGTAGTGCACGCGATACCGCATCAGCAAGACCACCACCAGGAACATCACCAGGATCCCCGGGTTGTCGAGCAACACCGCGAAGAACCTATCGTACATCAGCTCATTCCCATGACCCTTCCTCATGAAGCCGAGCTAGTGATGAGTATGATGCAGGCACACCAGGCCAATATCTCTCAAGCGCAGTAA